The window TAGCGATATCACCTTGTTCCGAAACTTCCATCGCCCCTAGCACTGTTAGCTGAACATGTTTACCTCTTATCATAGAGAAACTAGTAGCAGAATCAAAGAACACAGCACCATCTAGGGTTGTAATCGTTTGTTTACCAGCATTTATAAGATCTGCATCTTCTTCACCTTCAAAGGGGAAAGGCCCCATTCCTAACACACCGTTTTCAGATTGAAATTCTACGTTTATACCTTGAGGGATATAATTTGCTACTAATGTAGGAATTCCAATACCTAAATTTATATAATAGCCGTCTTTAAGTTCCTGTGCAATGCGTTTCGCTATACCTATTTTGTCTAATGCCATTATTCTTTAGTTCTTACGGTTCGTTGTTCTATTCTTTTCTCGTAGTTTGCCCCTTGAAAAATACGTTGTACAAAAATACCTGGCGTATGTATCTGTGCGGGGTCTAATTCCCCCGCTGGGACTAAGTGTTCTACCTCAGCTA is drawn from Flavobacteriales bacterium and contains these coding sequences:
- a CDS encoding 3-oxoacid CoA-transferase subunit B, whose translation is MALDKIGIAKRIAQELKDGYYINLGIGIPTLVANYIPQGINVEFQSENGVLGMGPFPFEGEEDADLINAGKQTITTLDGAVFFDSATSFSMIRGKHVQLTVLGAMEVSEQGDIANWKIPGKMVKGMGGAMDLVASADNIIVAMMHTNKKGESKLLKKCSLPLTGVACVKKIVTNLAVLEITDQGFKLLERAPGVSVVDIQNATEGNLIIEGETPEMNL